In Gimesia panareensis, the genomic window GGTCTCTTCCGTTTCTGTTGCGACGTCCACCGGTTCCGCATCCGCAGCCGGCTCTGATTCGGTCTCGGACTGCATCAACAGCAGCGGCAGCAGCAGTGTGTTCAGGGAGATCATGCCTGCCTTGGCCGGCGGTTTGGCAGCCGGTTTCTGTTCGTCTTTGGCGGGAGCGTCTGTTTTCTGATCTGTTTTCGCCTTGGGTTTCGATGTTGCTTTGTCTTTGGTGTCTGCTTGCTTGTCGTCTTTCGCTTCGCCTTTGACGAGCTTGCGGACTTCGCGGCGGAGCTCAGCCATCTGGGCGTCGTCGACGGCGTTGAATTTTCCGAGCACCCGCCCTTTGGGATCAACGAGCATCACGTTGGTAGTGTGGATGACTTCAAAGCCGGGCTTGCGGGCGGGGCCGACATTTTCCTGCACGGGCATCAGGAAACTTTTTTCGATCAGGTGGAAGATATCTTTCTGATCGCCGGTCAGGAAGAGCCACTTCTGGGGATCGGCGCCCATCAGTTCGGCATACTGCGAGAGGACTTCGGGGGTGTCGTGCTTGGGATCGACGGTGATCGTCACCAGGCGGAAGTCGAGGTCCTTCAGGTCTTTCTGCAGCTGATAGAACTGGCCGGACACGCGGGGGCAGGGTCCAGCGCAGCGGGTGAAGACGAAGCAGGCGACCCAGGGTTTGCCCAGCAGGTCTTTCTTCGTGATGGTTTTACCGCTGCGCTCGGTCAGTGAGAAATCTTCGATGCCTTCTTTGGGCCAGACCGGTCCCTTGATGCTGACCTCTTCGGTCTCTTCCGTTTTTTTCTGTTCCGCTTCGAACGCTTTCTGCTCTGCTTCGAGCCGGGCCGCATGTTCGGCTTTGCTCTGTTCGAGTGCCAGGTCACTCTGCTTTTTCAGCTGCCAGGTGGCGAACGCACTGACGGCGACGAGTATCCAGAGCGAGATGGTCAGGATGAGGGGAATGCGGCGGGGTGGTTTGGGTTCGGTTTGGGTCATATTGCTACTTCAAATCTTGTTTGATCGTCGTTTGTGTTTAACGGGCATTACGGGTGGCCCGCTGCCCGGTCATCCAGATGGCAAGTACTACATAAATTATACACACGACCGCGGTGACGGTCAGGCAGACCATCATCGAGGGATTGCCGGGAGCCGTCGGAAGCGTGACATCGGAGGAGAGAATCCGCCGGAGTCCGGTGACGCCGTAGGTTAACGGATTGCCGCGAATGATCCACAAGAGCCAGCCGGAATCACCTGCGGGAAAGAACGAGCCTGAGAGCAGCCACATCGGCATCAGGAAGACGGACATGATGGCGTGAAAGCCCTGTGTCGATTCCATCGGCCAGGCGATGAGATAGCCCAGCGCGGTCAGGCTGAAGCCGAGCAGAAACAGGAACAGGATCAGGGGGATCAGACTGGCGAGGGTGACGCCTGTTTCAAAGTCGGGGGCCAGTCCGACCAGTTTCAGCAGTGGACCCAGAAAAATGAACAGGACAGCTTGTAAAACGGCCAGAATCGTGCCGCCCAGCAGTTTGCCGAGCACAATCGAGGAGCGGGGAACCGGGGCGACGAGCACTCCCTGCAGAAAGCCTTCCTTGCGATCTTCGATGATTGAAATCGTGGAGAAGATCGCGGTGAACATCAAAATCATGACGGCCACACCGGGGAAGAAGTACTCCTGGTAGGTCATACCGGCGGGTGCCCAGGCGGGCGCCTGGAAGGAGCCCCGTAAACCGGCACCAAACAGGATCCAGAACAGAATCGGCTGGATCAGGGCGCCAATGACGCGGGTGCGTTGTCGGACGAAGCGGACAACTTCGCGGTGGGCGAGCGTCAGGATCGGCAGCAGGAACGCTGGTTTGTGGGCGGTGGGCGTACTCTGATTCATGCTGACTCCTCCGCCTGCCAGAACTGGTGACCGGTTTCATGGATGAAGACGTCTTCCAGTGTTGGTTTCCCCAGCGAGACTGAGGTGACCTGTTCGGGAAAGGCGTCGATGAGGTCCTTCAGAAATTCGTGTCCGCGTGAATGTTCCAGGCGGAGGCTGCCGTTGATTCGCTGGGGGGTGACGCCGAACTTGTCCGTGATCAGCGT contains:
- a CDS encoding DUF420 domain-containing protein, giving the protein MTQTEPKPPRRIPLILTISLWILVAVSAFATWQLKKQSDLALEQSKAEHAARLEAEQKAFEAEQKKTEETEEVSIKGPVWPKEGIEDFSLTERSGKTITKKDLLGKPWVACFVFTRCAGPCPRVSGQFYQLQKDLKDLDFRLVTITVDPKHDTPEVLSQYAELMGADPQKWLFLTGDQKDIFHLIEKSFLMPVQENVGPARKPGFEVIHTTNVMLVDPKGRVLGKFNAVDDAQMAELRREVRKLVKGEAKDDKQADTKDKATSKPKAKTDQKTDAPAKDEQKPAAKPPAKAGMISLNTLLLPLLLMQSETESEPAADAEPVDVATETEETVIETEAPAQAPDWVLQLPAINAGLNGLATVLLMVGYGFIRKGEQEKHKKTMLTAFGTSVLFLVFYLVYHFALQSYTGDASRKFQGEGLIRPVYYFILITHVVLAAAVPVLAWITIRRGLKQQWEAHRRIAKITFPIWLYVSITGVVIYLMLYHLPGAS
- a CDS encoding ABC transporter permease, encoding MNQSTPTAHKPAFLLPILTLAHREVVRFVRQRTRVIGALIQPILFWILFGAGLRGSFQAPAWAPAGMTYQEYFFPGVAVMILMFTAIFSTISIIEDRKEGFLQGVLVAPVPRSSIVLGKLLGGTILAVLQAVLFIFLGPLLKLVGLAPDFETGVTLASLIPLILFLFLLGFSLTALGYLIAWPMESTQGFHAIMSVFLMPMWLLSGSFFPAGDSGWLLWIIRGNPLTYGVTGLRRILSSDVTLPTAPGNPSMMVCLTVTAVVCIIYVVLAIWMTGQRATRNAR